One Thermus sp. CCB_US3_UF1 DNA window includes the following coding sequences:
- the csm2 gene encoding type III-A CRISPR-associated protein Csm2, which translates to MATLEFYKDKEKGLLDPTLFERAREKAEELNREGKLKSSQFRNYFAELRALENRFQKERKADEALAFARLVPELELLKAKLAYNTRSQGPLREAKAFVGFLNEALDAGKRSPKDFEAMMKYVEAVLAYFYALGK; encoded by the coding sequence ATGGCCACGCTGGAATTCTACAAGGACAAGGAAAAGGGGCTTTTGGACCCAACCCTCTTTGAAAGGGCACGGGAGAAAGCCGAGGAGCTGAACCGGGAGGGCAAGCTTAAGTCCAGCCAGTTCCGCAACTACTTCGCCGAGCTCCGGGCCCTGGAAAATCGCTTCCAGAAAGAGCGCAAGGCGGACGAGGCCCTGGCCTTCGCCCGGCTGGTGCCGGAGCTGGAACTCCTCAAGGCCAAGCTGGCCTACAACACCCGCTCCCAAGGCCCCCTAAGGGAGGCCAAGGCCTTTGTGGGCTTCCTCAACGAGGCCCTGGACGCGGGCAAGCGGAGCCCCAAAGACTTTGAAGCCATGATGAAGTACGTGGAAGCGGTGCTGGCCTATTTCTACGCTTTGGGCAAGTGA
- the csm3 gene encoding type III-A CRISPR-associated RAMP protein Csm3, with protein sequence MQLRKVMRIRAVLLAKTGIRIGMSRDQMAIGDLDNPVIRNPLTDEPYIPGSSLKGKLRYLLEWSLGGDYILKAKEKHVYASPDPNDPVARIFGLAPENDEKGLEAARKRGPTRLLVRDAYLTPDSKEELERTIARGGYLTEIKQEVFIPRLGGNANPRTTERVPAGARFGVEMVYRVLDEKDEENFHKHVLKALELLELDGLGGHISRGYGQVYFLHPEKPLEAQEGLPLRERLLIQEVPAGHHAG encoded by the coding sequence ATGCAACTGAGAAAGGTCATGCGCATCCGGGCGGTCCTCCTGGCCAAGACCGGGATACGGATCGGCATGAGCCGGGACCAGATGGCCATCGGCGACCTGGATAACCCCGTGATCCGCAACCCCCTCACCGACGAGCCCTACATCCCGGGCTCCAGCCTGAAGGGGAAGCTCCGCTACCTCCTGGAGTGGAGCCTGGGCGGGGACTACATCCTAAAGGCCAAGGAGAAGCACGTCTACGCCTCCCCCGACCCCAACGACCCCGTGGCCCGCATCTTCGGCCTGGCCCCGGAAAACGACGAAAAAGGCCTCGAGGCCGCCCGGAAACGGGGCCCCACCCGCCTCCTGGTCCGGGACGCCTACCTGACCCCCGACTCCAAGGAGGAGCTGGAGCGGACCATCGCCCGCGGGGGGTACCTCACAGAGATCAAGCAGGAGGTCTTCATCCCCCGCCTGGGGGGGAACGCCAACCCCCGCACCACGGAGCGGGTGCCTGCCGGGGCCCGCTTCGGGGTGGAGATGGTCTACCGGGTACTGGACGAGAAAGACGAGGAAAACTTCCACAAGCACGTCCTCAAGGCCCTGGAGCTCCTGGAGCTGGACGGCCTTGGCGGGCACATCAGCCGGGGGTACGGGCAGGTGTACTTCCTGCACCCAGAAAAACCCCTGGAGGCGCAAGAAGGCCTCCCCCTAAGGGAAAGGCTCCTGATCCAAGAGGTCCCAGCGGGCCACCATGCGGGCTAG
- the csm5 gene encoding type III-A CRISPR-associated RAMP protein Csm5 → MSFLEAYTLELELLSPVHVGTGEAYPAYAYVPDFERKQVHLLDPSALLLALSPERQKAFLRKVAEGPKGAQDILRHLYREGQIPQEAIRRTLPASQAFLSTIQEATEEATLEYRPLPYSPLGPYLPGSSVKGALRTAWLYWKLVQGGKVLELQGKIWRFRPKGPQDGQTFISLSPKARVGLQENQAFEGEVLGYGRNLYRDPFRAVRLTDSEPAEGFLNRIGIFHPRGKMDGTLLLAETFRIGSRFRFLFRYQGGLAANKGVAGAVPPGELVQALREYYGYVAEWEEDYARNREPKLEKALKVYEQLREKTQDPQTFPIRIGFGSGRLALRLALILPQDHPEAQDPTTRKTAGARKPKDGYPLGWAVGRLVPRKG, encoded by the coding sequence ATGAGCTTCCTGGAAGCCTACACCCTAGAGCTGGAACTCCTCTCCCCCGTGCATGTGGGCACCGGGGAAGCCTACCCCGCCTATGCCTACGTGCCCGACTTTGAAAGGAAGCAGGTCCACCTCCTAGACCCTTCGGCCCTCCTCCTGGCCCTTAGCCCAGAGCGCCAAAAGGCCTTCCTGCGCAAGGTGGCCGAGGGCCCCAAGGGAGCCCAGGACATCCTGCGCCATCTCTACCGGGAGGGACAGATCCCCCAAGAGGCCATCCGGCGCACCCTACCCGCAAGCCAAGCCTTCCTCAGCACCATCCAGGAGGCCACGGAGGAAGCCACCCTGGAGTACCGCCCCCTCCCCTACTCCCCCTTGGGGCCGTACCTGCCCGGCTCCAGCGTCAAGGGGGCCCTGCGCACCGCCTGGCTCTACTGGAAGCTGGTGCAGGGGGGTAAGGTGTTGGAGCTCCAGGGAAAAATCTGGCGCTTCCGCCCCAAAGGCCCCCAAGACGGGCAAACCTTCATCTCCCTAAGCCCCAAGGCTAGGGTGGGGCTCCAGGAGAACCAGGCCTTCGAGGGGGAGGTATTAGGGTATGGCCGCAACCTCTACCGGGACCCCTTCCGGGCGGTGCGTCTCACGGACTCGGAGCCCGCCGAGGGTTTCCTGAACCGCATCGGCATCTTCCACCCCCGGGGGAAGATGGATGGCACCCTCCTCCTGGCGGAAACCTTCCGCATAGGAAGCCGTTTCCGCTTCCTGTTCCGCTACCAAGGAGGGCTGGCTGCCAATAAGGGGGTGGCAGGAGCTGTGCCGCCCGGGGAGCTGGTCCAGGCTTTGCGGGAATACTACGGGTACGTGGCCGAGTGGGAGGAGGACTATGCTAGGAATAGGGAGCCCAAGCTGGAGAAGGCCCTAAAGGTCTACGAACAGCTAAGGGAGAAAACCCAAGACCCCCAGACCTTCCCCATCCGCATCGGTTTCGGCTCGGGAAGGTTGGCCCTGCGCCTGGCCCTCATCCTGCCCCAGGATCATCCCGAGGCGCAAGATCCCACCACCCGCAAGACCGCCGGGGCCCGGAAGCCCAAGGACGGCTACCCCCTGGGCTGGGCTGTGGGGCGGCTGGTACCCCGTAAGGGATAG
- the csx2 gene encoding TIGR02221 family CRISPR-associated protein, with amino-acid sequence MPKVLLSFLGTGEYKEIPYALDGQEYLTPYTQEALARHYPEHTLKVLLTDAAQKKHGEALRNRVAYEGVSIPDGRTEEELWQIFNAIVEAVPEGASLVVDISHGFRSQPVLALAVVHFLNVAKGVQVERILYGALREQEGRGEFLDLTAFLELLAWTQAARDLAQYGFGKPLGSLLQNLHRQSWLSGGTGPHRLGPLGKTLENLSLSLEVLRVQEASQHAIGLLKALEEVEKDLERAPRSRPLGLLLRFLEERYAPLAVGDPLSPGELPAQAAMVELLLNTGSLAQAAALMRELMVTWLCLQRGFDPVDEREGAEGLLNSWARRAKQKATDEKAQIGQLWNDLANLRNDIAHAGMRKDPTPAQTLAANLKDLWQRVRQVMAP; translated from the coding sequence ATGCCAAAGGTTTTGCTCTCTTTCTTGGGAACGGGAGAATACAAGGAAATCCCCTACGCCTTGGACGGCCAGGAATACCTCACCCCCTACACCCAAGAAGCCCTGGCCCGGCACTACCCGGAGCACACCCTCAAGGTCCTCCTTACCGATGCGGCCCAGAAAAAACACGGGGAGGCCCTGCGCAACCGGGTGGCCTACGAGGGCGTTTCCATCCCCGATGGCCGCACCGAGGAGGAGCTTTGGCAGATCTTCAACGCCATCGTGGAGGCGGTGCCGGAAGGGGCCAGCCTGGTGGTGGACATCTCCCACGGCTTCCGCTCCCAACCCGTGCTGGCCCTGGCCGTGGTCCACTTCCTGAACGTGGCCAAGGGGGTGCAGGTGGAGCGCATCCTTTACGGAGCCTTGCGGGAGCAGGAAGGCCGGGGGGAGTTTCTTGACCTTACCGCCTTTCTGGAGCTCTTGGCCTGGACCCAGGCCGCCCGGGACCTGGCCCAATACGGCTTCGGCAAGCCCCTGGGGAGCCTACTGCAAAACCTCCACCGCCAAAGCTGGCTTTCGGGAGGAACAGGCCCGCACCGCCTGGGCCCCTTGGGAAAGACCCTGGAAAACCTCAGCCTTTCCCTGGAGGTGCTCCGGGTGCAGGAGGCAAGCCAGCACGCCATCGGCCTTCTCAAGGCCTTAGAGGAGGTGGAAAAGGACCTGGAGCGCGCCCCCCGCTCCCGCCCCCTGGGGCTTCTCCTGCGCTTCCTGGAGGAGCGCTACGCACCCCTGGCCGTGGGAGACCCCTTGAGCCCTGGGGAGCTTCCCGCCCAGGCGGCCATGGTGGAACTCCTTTTGAACACCGGAAGCCTGGCCCAGGCCGCCGCCCTCATGCGGGAGCTGATGGTAACCTGGCTCTGCCTGCAAAGGGGCTTTGACCCCGTGGACGAACGGGAAGGGGCCGAAGGCCTACTGAATAGCTGGGCCAGGAGGGCAAAGCAAAAGGCAACGGATGAAAAGGCCCAAATCGGCCAGCTCTGGAATGACTTGGCCAACCTCCGCAACGATATCGCCCACGCCGGCATGCGCAAAGACCCCACCCCTGCCCAGACCCTGGCGGCCAACCTGAAGGACCTCTGGCAAAGGGTACGGCAGGTAATGGCGCCCTAG
- the cas2 gene encoding CRISPR-associated endonuclease Cas2: protein MKRLYAIAYDIPDDTRRVKLANLLKGYGERVQLSVFECYLDERLLEDLRARARKLLDLSQDALRIYPIQGEVQVLGVGPLVREEAFVVA from the coding sequence ATGAAGCGCCTTTATGCCATCGCTTACGATATCCCCGACGATACCCGCCGGGTGAAGCTGGCCAACCTTTTGAAAGGCTACGGGGAGCGGGTGCAGCTTTCCGTGTTTGAGTGCTACCTGGACGAAAGGCTTCTAGAAGATCTCCGGGCCCGGGCCCGCAAGCTTTTGGACCTAAGCCAGGATGCCCTGCGCATCTACCCCATACAGGGCGAGGTGCAGGTGCTGGGCGTGGGGCCTCTGGTGCGCGAGGAAGCTTTTGTGGTGGCCTAG
- the cas1 gene encoding CRISPR-associated endonuclease Cas1: MTLHLTRQGATLRLKQGRLLLEQEGTIWLSLPARQVRRVAVWGNVRLSTPAWVFLLRQGSPVLFLSLEGFLHGVAGAFPDPHPQHLRAQFSAQPLPLARAFVLGKLRSALAFLQRYELPEAPACAQALAQAEAAPDLDRLRGAEGQGSRAYFAGLARLLSPFGFEGRNRRPPQDPVNAALSYGYALLLGRALLSVRLAGLHPEVGFLHAEGRRSPALALDLMEEFRVPVVDAVVVSAFRRGQLALAHAERRDGGVYLNEEGRRVLIGLLEERFLQEATHPLGFRKPLGELLEVQASRLLGALLGREAYSPFYLKG, translated from the coding sequence ATGACCCTGCACCTGACCCGTCAAGGGGCCACTTTGCGCCTGAAGCAGGGCAGGCTCCTTTTGGAGCAAGAGGGGACCATCTGGCTCAGCCTGCCCGCGCGGCAGGTGCGCCGGGTGGCGGTCTGGGGAAACGTGCGCCTTTCCACACCAGCTTGGGTTTTTCTCCTGCGCCAGGGTAGCCCGGTGCTTTTCCTTTCCCTGGAGGGTTTCCTCCACGGGGTGGCGGGAGCTTTCCCTGACCCCCACCCCCAGCACCTGCGGGCCCAGTTTTCTGCCCAACCCCTGCCCCTAGCCCGGGCCTTTGTCCTGGGCAAGCTCCGCTCGGCCCTGGCCTTTTTGCAGCGCTATGAGCTGCCGGAAGCCCCGGCCTGCGCCCAGGCCTTGGCCCAGGCGGAGGCAGCCCCGGACCTGGACCGGCTTCGGGGGGCCGAGGGCCAAGGGAGCCGGGCCTACTTTGCCGGGCTAGCGCGCCTTCTTTCCCCCTTTGGCTTTGAGGGGCGCAACCGCAGGCCCCCCCAGGACCCAGTGAACGCGGCCCTCTCCTACGGGTACGCCCTCCTCCTGGGGCGGGCGCTGCTTTCCGTGCGCCTGGCAGGGCTGCATCCGGAAGTGGGCTTTCTGCACGCCGAGGGGCGCCGGAGCCCCGCCCTGGCCTTGGACCTCATGGAGGAGTTCCGGGTTCCGGTGGTGGATGCGGTGGTGGTATCGGCCTTTCGCCGGGGTCAACTTGCCTTGGCCCACGCCGAGCGGCGGGATGGGGGCGTGTACCTGAACGAGGAGGGCAGGCGGGTTCTGATTGGCCTGTTGGAAGAGCGTTTCCTGCAGGAGGCTACCCACCCCTTGGGTTTCCGCAAGCCTTTGGGGGAGCTTTTGGAAGTGCAAGCAAGCCGCCTTCTGGGGGCCCTTCTGGGCAGGGAGGCGTACAGCCCCTTTTACTTGAAGGGTTGA
- a CDS encoding TIGR02710 family CRISPR-associated CARF protein: MKVLILTVGTTRAPLEEALAQHTPEGVVFLASQQSFPVAAELQRDYGNSFRHHTLLLEDPESLLESYQAALKALRKALEWEATALIADLTGGTKPMAAGLVLALTGRGVVFSYVGGERRDPETGRVLPGAERLRLLEDPTVRFGLREWAGFTRAWNALNLGMALTELEALLQKPLSPSEERFYRAMRGVVEGLLEWDRFRHPRALELLKPHLPVALAVAEAWGHGAKVRVLRGLEEGLPALEAIVAAQGRPTFALVQDLLANAQRRAEVGRYDDALARLYRTLELVVEADILERLGFVLKDPKTWPEGFPESLRERILRPRGLMELLEAAFDLDLAFGQRGTLAQRLYGEKNRLQALLSRRHESILAHGTRPVEEADYLRLRDFLQDLDERLRPLPPWPKF, translated from the coding sequence ATGAAGGTCCTGATCCTCACCGTGGGCACCACCCGCGCCCCCCTCGAGGAGGCCCTGGCCCAGCACACCCCGGAAGGGGTGGTCTTCCTGGCCAGCCAGCAGAGTTTTCCTGTGGCCGCCGAGCTGCAGAGGGACTACGGGAATTCCTTCCGCCACCACACCCTTCTCCTGGAGGACCCGGAAAGCCTCCTGGAGAGCTACCAGGCCGCCCTCAAGGCCTTGCGCAAGGCCCTGGAATGGGAGGCCACCGCCCTCATCGCCGACCTCACCGGGGGCACCAAGCCCATGGCCGCCGGCCTGGTCCTGGCCCTCACGGGCCGGGGGGTGGTCTTCAGCTACGTGGGCGGGGAGCGGCGGGACCCGGAGACGGGCCGGGTGCTCCCGGGGGCGGAGCGGCTCAGGCTCCTGGAGGACCCCACCGTGCGCTTCGGCTTGCGGGAGTGGGCAGGCTTCACCCGGGCCTGGAACGCCCTCAACCTGGGCATGGCCCTGACCGAGCTGGAGGCCCTCCTGCAAAAGCCCCTCTCCCCCTCGGAGGAGCGCTTCTACCGGGCCATGCGCGGGGTGGTGGAGGGGCTTTTGGAGTGGGACCGCTTCCGCCACCCCCGGGCCTTGGAGCTCCTCAAGCCCCACCTCCCCGTGGCCCTGGCCGTGGCCGAGGCCTGGGGGCACGGGGCCAAGGTGCGGGTCCTGCGGGGGCTGGAGGAGGGGCTTCCCGCCCTCGAGGCCATCGTGGCCGCCCAGGGTAGGCCCACCTTCGCCCTCGTGCAAGACCTCCTGGCCAACGCCCAGCGCCGGGCCGAGGTGGGCCGTTACGACGACGCCCTGGCCCGCCTTTACCGCACCCTGGAGCTGGTGGTGGAGGCCGACATCCTGGAACGCCTGGGCTTCGTCCTCAAGGACCCCAAGACCTGGCCAGAAGGCTTCCCCGAGTCCCTGCGGGAGCGCATCCTGAGGCCCAGGGGGCTTATGGAGCTCCTGGAGGCGGCCTTTGACCTGGATCTGGCCTTTGGCCAGCGGGGCACCCTGGCCCAACGCCTTTACGGGGAGAAGAACCGCCTGCAGGCTCTTCTTTCCCGCAGGCACGAGAGCATCCTCGCCCATGGTACCCGGCCCGTGGAGGAGGCGGACTACCTGCGCCTGCGGGACTTTCTCCAAGATCTGGACGAGCGCCTAAGGCCCCTTCCCCCCTGGCCCAAGTTCTGA
- a CDS encoding histidinol-phosphate transaminase, producing MERVIDDILRPIHGGPDGGPEPLYDFSTNANALGPNPVILEYLRQADPSRYPDPLYRRLRRALAEAHGVAPEQVAVGTGTSELIHRLARWSYLRGPILLLPPTFSEYARAARALDLPLWEARGPEEFLALLPKSALAFLCVPNNPTGEVYPFLEEAAQRAGGALVLDLAYHDLLETPPSLPPGAWRLYSPNKAHGLTGVRSGYLVAPLELEHFQNLAPSWPVSVYGEALLLGHLDPEARAWLEGSRRELHRLRRLLAQGLRGLGLEVRESPANFLLVRVGQATPVARALRERGIRVRDATSFGLPEWLRLSAQGEEAQKALLEALEEVLVGKGAA from the coding sequence ATGGAAAGAGTGATTGACGACATCCTGCGGCCCATCCATGGAGGACCCGACGGGGGCCCGGAACCCCTTTACGATTTCTCCACCAACGCCAACGCCCTGGGGCCCAACCCGGTGATCCTGGAGTACCTGCGGCAGGCTGACCCCAGCCGCTACCCTGACCCCCTTTACCGAAGGCTCCGCCGCGCCCTGGCCGAGGCCCACGGGGTGGCTCCGGAACAGGTGGCCGTGGGCACGGGCACCAGCGAGCTCATCCACCGCCTGGCCCGCTGGAGCTACCTCCGGGGCCCCATCCTCCTCCTCCCCCCCACCTTCAGCGAGTACGCCCGGGCCGCCCGGGCCCTGGACCTGCCCCTTTGGGAGGCCCGGGGGCCTGAGGAGTTCTTGGCCCTGCTGCCCAAAAGCGCCCTGGCCTTCCTCTGCGTGCCCAACAACCCCACGGGGGAGGTCTACCCCTTCCTGGAGGAGGCGGCCCAGCGGGCGGGAGGGGCCTTGGTCCTGGACCTGGCCTACCACGACCTCCTGGAAACCCCGCCTTCCCTGCCCCCGGGGGCCTGGCGGCTCTACAGCCCCAACAAGGCCCACGGCCTCACGGGGGTGCGGTCGGGGTACCTGGTGGCCCCCCTGGAGCTGGAACATTTCCAGAACCTGGCCCCTTCCTGGCCGGTCTCCGTCTACGGGGAGGCCCTCCTCCTGGGCCACCTGGACCCCGAAGCCCGGGCCTGGCTGGAGGGAAGCCGGCGGGAGCTGCACCGCCTGCGCCGCCTGCTGGCCCAGGGGCTGAGGGGGTTGGGCCTCGAGGTGCGGGAAAGCCCGGCCAACTTCCTCCTGGTGCGGGTGGGCCAGGCCACCCCCGTGGCCCGGGCCTTACGGGAAAGGGGCATCCGGGTGCGGGACGCCACCAGCTTCGGCCTTCCCGAGTGGCTCAGGCTTTCCGCGCAGGGGGAGGAGGCGCAAAAGGCCCTCCTTGAGGCCCTGGAGGAGGTTTTGGTGGGCAAAGGGGCGGCCTAG
- a CDS encoding alkaline phosphatase, whose amino-acid sequence MKRRDILKGGLAAGALALLPKGGAQGAPQNQPSLGRRYRNLIVFVYDGFSWEDYAIAQAYARRRLGRVLALERLLARYPNGLMNTFSLTSYVTESSAAGNAFSCGVKTVNGGLAIHADGTRLKPFFAAAKEVGKAVGLVTTTTITHATPASFVVSNPDRNAEAQIAEQYLAFGAEVYLGGGDRFFNPEKRQDKKDMYAEFAKAGYGVAKTPEELARATASKLLGIFSDSHVPYEVDRRFQGVRVPSLKEMVQAALPRLASYRNGFVLQVEAGRIDHSNHLNDPAATLWDVLAADEALEVLTAFVDRNPDTLLILTSDHATGVGALYGAGRSYLESSAGIDLLEPQKASFEHMRRVLGANPDANQVKEAYRAMKGATLSDEEAQMVVEAITKRVYRPDGVRYGIQPDNTMSWALLQKNANKPERPNIGWSSGQHTASPVMLALYGQGLRFLNLGLVDNTHVFRLMGEALGIRYQNPVMSEEEALEILKARPQGMRHPEDVWA is encoded by the coding sequence ATGAAGCGTAGGGATATCCTCAAAGGCGGCCTAGCAGCTGGGGCCCTGGCCCTCTTGCCCAAGGGCGGGGCTCAGGGTGCCCCCCAGAACCAACCCAGCCTGGGAAGGCGCTACCGCAACCTGATCGTCTTCGTCTACGACGGCTTCTCCTGGGAGGACTACGCCATCGCCCAGGCCTACGCCCGGCGGCGCCTGGGCCGGGTTTTGGCCCTGGAGCGGCTCCTGGCCCGCTACCCCAACGGCCTCATGAACACCTTTAGCCTCACCAGCTACGTCACCGAGTCCAGCGCCGCCGGGAACGCCTTCTCCTGCGGGGTCAAGACGGTGAACGGGGGCCTGGCCATCCACGCGGACGGCACCCGGCTCAAGCCCTTCTTCGCCGCGGCCAAGGAGGTGGGGAAGGCGGTGGGCCTGGTGACCACCACCACCATCACCCACGCCACCCCGGCCAGCTTCGTGGTCTCCAACCCCGACCGCAACGCCGAGGCCCAGATCGCCGAGCAGTACCTGGCCTTCGGGGCCGAGGTCTACCTGGGCGGGGGGGACCGGTTCTTCAACCCCGAGAAGCGCCAGGACAAGAAGGACATGTACGCCGAGTTCGCCAAGGCCGGCTACGGGGTGGCCAAGACCCCGGAGGAGCTCGCCCGGGCCACGGCCAGCAAGCTCCTGGGGATCTTCTCCGATAGCCACGTCCCCTACGAGGTGGACCGCCGCTTCCAGGGGGTGAGGGTGCCGAGCCTCAAGGAGATGGTCCAGGCCGCCCTCCCCCGGCTGGCCTCCTACCGGAATGGCTTCGTCCTCCAGGTGGAGGCGGGGCGGATTGACCACTCCAACCACCTCAACGACCCCGCGGCCACCCTGTGGGACGTGCTGGCGGCGGACGAGGCCCTCGAGGTCCTCACCGCCTTCGTGGACCGCAACCCGGACACCCTCCTCATCCTCACCTCCGACCACGCCACCGGGGTGGGGGCCCTCTATGGGGCGGGGCGGAGCTACCTGGAAAGCTCCGCGGGCATTGACCTCCTGGAGCCCCAGAAGGCCAGCTTTGAGCACATGCGCCGAGTCCTTGGGGCCAACCCCGACGCCAACCAGGTGAAGGAGGCCTACCGGGCCATGAAGGGGGCTACCCTCAGCGACGAGGAGGCCCAGATGGTGGTAGAGGCCATCACCAAGCGGGTCTACCGCCCCGATGGGGTCCGCTACGGCATCCAGCCCGACAACACCATGTCCTGGGCCCTCCTACAGAAGAACGCCAACAAGCCCGAAAGGCCCAACATCGGCTGGAGCTCGGGCCAGCACACCGCAAGCCCCGTGATGCTGGCCCTCTACGGCCAGGGCCTCCGCTTCCTCAACCTGGGCCTGGTGGACAACACCCACGTCTTCCGCCTTATGGGCGAGGCCTTGGGGATCCGCTACCAGAACCCGGTGATGAGCGAGGAAGAGGCCCTGGAGATCCTCAAGGCCCGTCCCCAGGGCATGCGCCACCCTGAGGACGTCTGGGCCTAG
- the thiD gene encoding bifunctional hydroxymethylpyrimidine kinase/phosphomethylpyrimidine kinase has protein sequence MRVALTIAGSDSGGGAGVQADLKTFFRFGVYGASALTLVTAQNTLGVEALHLLPPELVYAQIRSVAQDLPLHAAKTGALGDAGIVQAVAEGVRRFGIAPLVVDPVMVAKGGDPLLAPEAVSALKEGLFPLADLITPNSLEAEALLGSPIRTLEEAKAAAMALLELGPRAVLLKGGHLEGEEAVDLLATREGVRAFSAPRVRTRNTHGTGCTLSAAITALLAQGKPLEEAVAQAKAYLTRALETAPPLGQGHGPLNHFASP, from the coding sequence GTGCGGGTGGCCCTCACCATCGCCGGCTCGGACTCCGGGGGCGGGGCCGGGGTCCAGGCTGACCTCAAGACCTTCTTCCGCTTCGGGGTGTACGGGGCGAGCGCCCTCACCCTGGTCACCGCCCAGAACACCCTGGGGGTGGAGGCCCTCCATCTGCTTCCCCCGGAGCTGGTCTACGCCCAGATCCGGAGCGTGGCCCAGGACCTCCCCCTCCACGCGGCCAAGACCGGGGCCCTGGGGGATGCGGGGATCGTCCAGGCGGTGGCCGAAGGGGTGCGCCGCTTCGGCATCGCCCCCCTGGTGGTGGACCCGGTCATGGTGGCCAAGGGCGGGGACCCCCTGCTGGCCCCCGAGGCGGTTTCCGCCCTCAAGGAGGGGCTTTTCCCCTTGGCGGACCTCATCACCCCCAACAGCCTCGAGGCCGAAGCCCTCCTGGGAAGCCCCATCCGCACCCTGGAGGAGGCCAAGGCCGCGGCCATGGCCCTCCTGGAACTGGGCCCCCGGGCGGTCCTCCTCAAGGGGGGGCATCTGGAGGGGGAGGAGGCGGTGGACCTCCTGGCCACCCGGGAGGGGGTCCGGGCCTTTTCCGCCCCCCGGGTGCGGACCCGAAACACCCACGGCACGGGCTGCACCCTCTCTGCGGCCATCACCGCCCTCCTGGCCCAGGGGAAGCCCCTGGAGGAGGCGGTGGCCCAGGCCAAGGCCTACCTCACCCGGGCCCTAGAAACCGCCCCCCCCTTAGGCCAGGGGCACGGGCCCCTCAACCACTTCGCCAGCCCTTGA
- the thiC gene encoding phosphomethylpyrimidine synthase ThiC, which translates to MTQLEAAKKGRITEEMAYVAEQEGVSPEWVRQGVAAGRIVIPRNPNHKTLRDFKGIGEGLSVKVNANLGTSYDYVDLEAEVEKARVAIRYGADTLMDLSTGGDLKAIRRRILEVATVPLGTVPIYEAEFRAAKRKNFFDMSADELLQVIEEHGREGVDYITVHAGVTLRNLEVYRQARRTTGIVSRGGGLMAAWMLHRGEENPLYARFDDLLDIARTYDLTLSLGDGLRPGSLADSTDRAQIAELLTIGELVERARRAGVQAMVEGPGHIPLSEVAANVQIQKKLTGHAPFYILGMLPVDTAAGFDHIAGAIGGALAGWWGADMLCYLTPAEHLGLPTAEHVKEGVIAFKIAAHAADVARGNPRALERNRKMSEARYRLDWEGQFALCLYPEEARRLREERGSRTKACSMCGPFCPMNLVEAVLRGQGQGLPLA; encoded by the coding sequence ATGACGCAGCTGGAGGCGGCAAAGAAGGGACGCATCACCGAGGAAATGGCCTACGTGGCCGAGCAGGAAGGGGTTTCCCCGGAGTGGGTGCGCCAGGGGGTGGCGGCGGGGCGGATCGTGATCCCCAGGAACCCCAACCACAAGACCCTGAGGGACTTCAAGGGCATCGGCGAGGGGCTCTCCGTGAAGGTGAACGCCAACCTGGGCACCTCCTACGATTACGTGGACCTCGAGGCCGAGGTGGAAAAGGCCCGGGTGGCCATCCGCTACGGGGCGGACACCCTCATGGACCTCTCCACCGGGGGGGATCTGAAGGCCATAAGGCGGCGGATCCTGGAGGTGGCCACCGTTCCCTTGGGCACCGTGCCCATCTATGAGGCCGAGTTCCGGGCCGCCAAGCGCAAGAACTTCTTTGACATGTCCGCGGACGAGCTCCTCCAGGTCATAGAGGAGCACGGGCGGGAGGGGGTGGACTACATCACCGTCCACGCGGGGGTGACCCTGAGGAACCTGGAGGTCTACCGCCAGGCCCGCCGCACCACGGGGATCGTGAGCCGGGGTGGGGGACTCATGGCCGCCTGGATGCTCCACCGCGGGGAGGAAAACCCCCTCTACGCCCGCTTTGACGACCTCCTGGACATCGCCCGCACCTACGACCTGACCCTTTCCTTGGGGGACGGCCTCCGCCCGGGCTCCCTGGCCGACAGCACCGACCGGGCCCAGATCGCCGAGCTCCTCACCATCGGGGAGCTGGTGGAAAGGGCCCGGCGGGCCGGGGTCCAGGCCATGGTGGAGGGGCCGGGGCATATCCCCCTCAGCGAGGTGGCGGCCAACGTGCAGATCCAGAAAAAGCTCACGGGCCACGCCCCCTTCTACATCCTGGGCATGCTCCCCGTGGACACCGCCGCGGGCTTTGACCACATCGCCGGGGCCATCGGCGGGGCCCTGGCCGGCTGGTGGGGAGCGGACATGCTCTGCTACCTGACCCCGGCGGAGCACCTGGGCCTGCCCACCGCCGAGCACGTGAAGGAGGGGGTCATCGCCTTCAAGATCGCCGCCCACGCCGCCGACGTGGCCCGGGGGAACCCGAGGGCCCTGGAGCGCAACCGGAAGATGTCCGAGGCCCGCTACCGCCTGGACTGGGAGGGGCAGTTTGCCCTCTGCCTTTACCCGGAGGAGGCCAGGCGGCTCAGGGAGGAGAGGGGCTCCAGGACCAAGGCCTGCAGCATGTGCGGGCCCTTCTGCCCCATGAACCTGGTGGAGGCGGTTCTCCGGGGGCAGGGCCAGGGGCTTCCCCTGGCCTAG